A stretch of DNA from Diospyros lotus cultivar Yz01 chromosome 14, ASM1463336v1, whole genome shotgun sequence:
TGACATTGACGCTTAGTATTGTAGAGTGCataagtaaaaattatttttatttcaatctcTTTTACCACAGACATTAGGAAGATGCTGTTCAGTTAAAAATACAACAGTGTGCTATGTCATGCAAAGAAAGTACATGGAAAACAAAGGCCCTATCAGAATTCATATGTTCAGTAACCACAAAGTAGCAATGACCCAATAGCTTCAACATGTCCTCGGCAACAGAACAAATCATTCAACCAATTAAATGGCTCTTTAAGATACCAGTCATTGTAAACAGAACACAAagcaaatacaagaaattaagcTCATGAAATTTATAATGACAGATTCATGAGGAAAGCAAAGGGTTCAACAAGCGTTACTAATTATATCTTCCATATAATTCtacactaatttatttttctatttggcTAACTACCACATAATATATGCTAGTAatagaaaataaaccaaaatcTCACTCCACAATCAGATTTATTGGCAAGAAAAAATCAGTATATATTACCACAGTTAAGGCTGGTCTTCTATGAGGAGAATCAGAAGATGGTGATGTGCTACTTGTGCGAAGCAAATGGCGAGAATGCACATTCTGGTTTGAAAGATCATCAGCTTCTCCAGGTTCAACATGGCCAAGATTTCCATCTGACCCCAACCTAGGAGTGGCAAGCCTAGTCATTGACCCAGAATCATTCATAGCATCCACTTGAAGTGGAACGGATGGACGATTTCCTACTCCTTGTGGGCTACTTCgcctcttcaattcttcttctACATTCAAGATCTGGTGAGAACACCATCAAACAGCCAAGTTACTGATTATTGTAGAGGAAGAATGTTGGAGCAAAAGGTCCTATATACACGAAGTGTGAAGAGGTACAAAATAATGGTGAAACATAATACTACCTGTTTCAGCAGTTGTACTAAATTATGTTTCTTTCCATTCAGAGTTTGCAATCTGTCCtgaatttcctttttccttttctctttatcAATTAAGACATCCACTTTGATGCTTGCCTGGTACATCCAAGTAAAAATCTTAAGAACCAATAAGAGAAGAAGGTAAAGAAGTTTTATAATTCAGAAGGAGAAGTTCTTTCCAGTCAGATAATGAGCTTATGGTGTTCATGGGGTATGTGCAAGACATGGCTAAAGATCCCAAAATTCAGCGTGAAAGATTCCAATCATTGAGACCCAAAGCCCAAAGCATGGTATATTAACGATTTGTTCTATTATAAACCACAAGAGAACCAAACAAAGGAAAACAATACgtatacaaaaataaacaaaaaaaagtaaaaggaaAACCTTTGCATCTTGAAGCTCCACTCATAATTTTATGTGCAGTGCAacctagttatttatttatcatgatTCAGATGGATACAAATACTGTAGAAGTGATGACTTACATGAATTTACATCCTTCTCTCACCTATTTTCTCCTCTATTTCATCTTGATTCAGACCAAAGCTTTGTAGATAAGTATGTTCAGATATCTATTCACATTGATGATTCTCAAATCAACTAAATAATATCCCATGGATATGCTGTCAAATATTGTTTCTTTTGGGTTTTATAACCATGAATCAAAATCCAGTATTAATGCTTATAATATTGCCATGGTGCATGCtatttgtagatgacattgtattggtggatgaaacaaaagaaggtgTGCATACCGAGCTCAAGTTATGGAGGAACACTCTAGAAGCCAAAGGTTCTAGATTAAGTATAGTGAAACCTTAACAAATGGAATGCAAGTTTTACTGAAAATAAGAGTGTACATGGTGTTATGGTAAAATTGGAAAATCTAGTCCTACTGAGAAAATATCACTTTAGATATATTGGAATAATCATCCAAAACGATGGGGAGATTAACGAGGATATCACACATAGCATTAAGGCAATATGGTTAAGATGGAAAAGTGCATGTGacattttatgtgatagtaaaatttcattaaaactaaaaggaaaattttataagacaatTACAAGACCAGCTTTGTTGTATGACACAAAATGTTAGGCAAGAAAGCACCAATATTTACAAGATAAGTGAATGTAACATAGATGAAGATGTAAATATATATCCATGGCcgtataagaaaagataaaattagaaataaggttaTTCGTAACAAAATCAGAGTGACTCCTATTGATGATAAGATGTGTGAAACACAAATAAGATAGTTTGGGcagaaaagaaaaccaatataGGTTCTTGTCAaaagagtggatggaatggaacaagcAATTAGCTAAAGAAGTTGAGGAAGACTAAGAAAACTTAGTTGGGAACACTTaagtttaatattaattaagggCCTTAGAAAAAGATATGAGCATGGATAGAAATAAAtggaaagctagaattcatgtactTGATCCCACATAGTGGAATGAACACTTGGTCTGTTGTTATAAAGTTTGAACAATATCAACACTTAGAAATAAATACGAGAATTATTCTATGGTGATTCTCATATTTTCACTTTACTTAATCTAAAACCTTTACTATTCACATTTTCTCTTGTCTCATCCACCAACACAATATTATTTGCAAATAGTTTACACCATGACACCTCTGCCTGGGCATGTTTactgagttcatccattactaaggCATATAAGCAAGGACTTAATAGGTATCCTTGGAGGGATTCCATTGTAATAGGAAAACCTTGATATGTCCTCCACATCTTTCTGTTCCATCGTTTACTTGTTTATCTTGTCAATTCCTATTAGGCTATTACTAACATAACCTCaagtttttgttaaaataattgtTGTTACTTTGCCAACATAAACAGGTAACAACTCTTAttacataattcattaaattcaaactatttattaattaGTACATTTTCATATTTACTTGGAATTCTAGAAGGAGGCTCTTGATTTGACACTTCACAAGTTTTTTAGTTGGTGATATAGTGCTTAGTTCATTAAAGAGGATCCGAGTATAGTTGAATTAGAGAAGTGTTAACTATGCTTTTATGTCAAATTTATCATtaactatttatttaaatgtgtAGTGGAAGATGTCTAAGTATGTTAAAACAATTACAAATCTTTAACTTATTTAGACTTCGTCATTGGCTCATTTGTTAAatctgttatttatatttatttttattttttttatctccatgAATAAgctcatttatttctcattattGTCTTTCTTAGTCACGAGTTACCTCTGCCTCCACTGGCATTTTGACATGTGATTTTCCGCTTGCATCAGCTGGATCAGTGGCGCTTTGAGGCAGCCCTTCAGGTTTTGCATCCTGTAATGCATCAGAGCCATCAATTCATTTTGCTTACCCATATTTTAAGCAATTGTTTTACAAAGCTTCAACAGAATCATTGTTTCCAAACAGTATTACAAATAGCACAAAATGGTTTAACAATGAGAACTTCAAGTGAACCCATGAAAAAGCCATTTGGTGATATAGTCattgttctttttatttctgCTTTCCCTTCTATTCTTGggtttttctgttttctttcttcacaaataactctatatatgtataactcAAAAAATGCCTTAGAACCCTGTTTATTCTTCAAGAATGTGCATATTCTGATTATATTCATGTAATGGATGTAAAAATCCTCCAGAAAAACTTGTGAATACACATACCCTGCTAAACAAGAGCGAGTTATTTTCCGCAACTCGTCCTATCAATTTCCTCGATGCTTTCAAACTTGCATATACACTACAACACTTCTTcagttcttttctttcttttttttttttttttgttgtaatcGTGAACAACCAGTTCCAGTTGTATATGTTCATATCAATTTGAACTAAGAAGCAGCCAGAGCAGCCAAACAATGAAGTTTCTAAAAGATAACCACAAAAGTAATGAGTACCTCTGTCTCCACTAGCATTTCGTCCTGTGATTTTCCAGTCGCATCCGTTGGATTGACGGCGCTTTTAGACGCCCCTTCAGGTTTCACATCCTGAAATGCATCAGAGCCATCAACAGATTTCGGCGACAAATCACCGCCATCCAGAGTCTTCCGATTGCAGGCGTCTCCTCCATGAGTCTCTTCCTCCGTTGGTTTATTCTCTTTCGcatctacttcttcttcttgattcgCAGCATGGTTGGTGTTAGGGTTTGGGTCAAGGTCTGAGGAGTCGGAACGAAGGCGAGCAAGGGCAGCGTCGCGGCGGCGAGTGAGGATACGAAAGTCTCTGAGGGAGACCGTGCGAGGTGGCATCGGCCATTCCCGAGGCTGGTCGGGAACCTGGTGGAGGTTCCCTCGGTACAAATATATCGGCGACACCATTTCTACTCTATAAGCTCTCTCTCGGTTCCTAGCTATTGGAAGAAGGAACTGAGATATGaaacttttgaaattttgagaaaattatatttagtcCCCCTAAAATTCTATTAAATTACAGAAGACACTTTTTGTATTTCCAAAAGTCACGCCCACCATTACTATTAAATTACAGTAAATGTAACtttattttaggtaaattacatttattatactttatttttttgtcttataataattttattgattgatgaaatattataaaatacgatatatttattatcaactaATATATTTAGTAGAAATAATGTGCAATAATTACatcttacttaaaaaaaattatatttattacatattaccCTAAACTCTAATCTCCCGAGATAACATATGCGGTTCATAGCACATATTTGGGAGCTTAAATTATCGCAAAGTTGTGGGTTCGAGTCTACCTCCATGCAAGTGTTAATAATTTGTGCCTATTCGAAAGGGCAAGCCTTGAGTCTGTCTCCATGATCAATTGCCTCTCCTCAATTTCTAAAATTGCACTTGGTCTTTTGACTCAAGATCTTAATTCCCCTCAAATTATTATGCCCTTTAATAATTGctcttcttgaaaaaaaaataaaaaaatataggcaattaagtaatataaaaaaaaattagtatacaAACTTAAGATTTATGTCCATTTAACTCGAA
This window harbors:
- the LOC127790686 gene encoding uncharacterized protein LOC127790686, producing MVSPIYLYRGNLHQVPDQPREWPMPPRTVSLRDFRILTRRRDAALARLRSDSSDLDPNPNTNHAANQEEEVDAKENKPTEEETHGGDACNRKTLDGGDLSPKSVDGSDAFQDVKPEGASKSAVNPTDATGKSQDEMLVETEDAKPEGLPQSATDPADASGKSHVKMPVEAEASIKVDVLIDKEKRKKEIQDRLQTLNGKKHNLVQLLKQILNVEEELKRRSSPQGVGNRPSVPLQVDAMNDSGSMTRLATPRLGSDGNLGHVEPGEADDLSNQNVHSRHLLRTSSTSPSSDSPHRRPALTVVPHPPRASLAVVGSPSRFAPPGHQGHPTNPPTVSVSGTSYMASSPSPAASGGTSAFRDCRQPSPWN